The following are from one region of the Marinomonas sp. CT5 genome:
- the dfrA gene encoding trimethoprim-resistant dihydrofolate reductase DfrA has product MKLSLIAAVSENGVIGSGLDISWSVKGEQLLFKAMTYNQWLIVGRKTFESMGKLPNRKYAVITRSELKSDDKDVFYFSSIDNALSTLKNVTDHAFVSGGGEVYKALIHRADTLHISTVHTDIDGDVFFPQVPDGYSEVFKQRFSSNLDYTYRIWQKQI; this is encoded by the coding sequence ATGAAATTATCGTTAATCGCAGCAGTTTCTGAAAATGGTGTAATAGGCTCAGGCTTAGATATATCTTGGTCTGTTAAAGGTGAGCAGTTGCTGTTTAAAGCTATGACATATAATCAATGGTTAATTGTTGGTAGAAAGACTTTTGAGTCTATGGGGAAGCTCCCAAATAGAAAATATGCGGTAATTACTCGCTCTGAGTTAAAATCAGACGATAAAGATGTATTCTATTTTTCATCAATTGATAATGCATTATCTACACTGAAAAATGTTACCGACCATGCATTTGTGTCTGGTGGCGGAGAAGTTTATAAAGCACTTATTCATCGCGCTGATACACTGCACATATCGACAGTCCATACAGATATTGACGGTGATGTGTTTTTTCCTCAAGTTCCTGATGGCTATAGTGAAGTATTCAAACAACGATTTAGTTCAAACTTAGATTATACGTATCGCATTTGGCAAAAGCAGATTTAG